A window of Streptomyces sp. SAI-127 contains these coding sequences:
- a CDS encoding HAD-IIA family hydrolase — translation MASVRAVLIDIDGVLTVSWEPLPGAVAALREVREAGFGVALVTNTTSRTRASIASVLEGAGFAVSAQDILTAPAVTAAYLAERCPGARCTLLNSGDIAEDLAGITLVGGESEDVDVVVLGGAGPEFGYAALNQAFGHLQRGARLVAMHRNLYWRTDDGLQLDSGAFLAGLEKAARTDAEVTGKPSPAFFEAALARLGVGADEALMVGDDIESDVLAAQRAGLTGVLVKTGKYLPETHRSASGTPDHVIESFADLPALLGGSADQ, via the coding sequence ATGGCATCCGTGCGCGCAGTCCTGATCGACATCGACGGGGTTCTCACCGTGTCGTGGGAGCCGTTGCCGGGGGCGGTGGCGGCGTTGCGGGAGGTTCGGGAGGCGGGTTTCGGGGTCGCGCTGGTGACCAATACGACCTCGCGGACGCGGGCGTCGATCGCCTCGGTGCTGGAGGGGGCGGGATTCGCCGTGTCGGCGCAGGACATTCTCACCGCGCCCGCGGTCACCGCCGCGTATCTGGCCGAGCGCTGTCCCGGCGCGCGCTGCACGCTGCTGAACAGTGGGGACATCGCCGAGGATCTCGCGGGCATCACGCTCGTCGGCGGCGAGTCCGAGGACGTCGATGTCGTCGTCCTCGGGGGTGCCGGGCCCGAGTTCGGCTACGCGGCGCTCAACCAGGCCTTCGGGCACCTCCAGCGCGGGGCCCGGCTGGTGGCGATGCACCGCAATCTGTACTGGCGTACCGACGACGGGCTCCAGCTCGACTCGGGCGCCTTCCTGGCGGGGCTGGAGAAGGCCGCCCGGACCGACGCCGAGGTCACCGGCAAGCCGTCGCCCGCGTTCTTCGAGGCGGCGCTCGCACGGCTCGGGGTCGGTGCGGACGAGGCGCTGATGGTGGGGGACGACATCGAGTCGGACGTGCTGGCCGCGCAGCGCGCCGGACTCACCGGGGTGCTCGTGAAGACCGGGAAGTACCTCCCGGAGACCCACCGCTCCGCCAGTGGCACACCCGACCACGTGATCGAGTCCTTCGCGGACCTGCCGGCGCTGCTGGGCGGGTCAGCGGATCAATAG